A window from Methanomicrobia archaeon encodes these proteins:
- a CDS encoding manganese efflux pump has product MSMITILLIAIGLAMDALAVSITSGLTINDLRLRNAATIALFFGSFQAVMPLLGWFGGVSARAVITDIDHWIAFGLLCLIGCKMIYESTRLDSDDKKMNPQDLHVLVLLAIATSIDALAVGISFAFLQMAIITPAIIIGVTTFALSFLGVYLGNVSGHFFEKKIEVLGGLILIGIGLKILIEHTVLM; this is encoded by the coding sequence ATGAGCATGATCACCATCCTACTGATCGCAATCGGACTGGCAATGGATGCGCTTGCCGTATCGATCACCAGCGGTCTGACAATAAACGACCTCAGGCTCAGGAACGCGGCAACGATCGCGCTCTTTTTCGGCTCGTTTCAGGCCGTTATGCCGCTCTTAGGCTGGTTCGGCGGCGTCAGCGCGCGAGCGGTGATTACGGATATCGACCACTGGATAGCGTTTGGGCTGCTGTGTCTGATCGGGTGTAAAATGATCTATGAATCGACCAGGCTCGATTCGGACGACAAAAAGATGAACCCCCAGGATCTCCACGTGTTAGTGCTCTTGGCGATTGCCACGAGCATTGATGCGCTGGCCGTGGGGATAAGCTTCGCCTTCTTGCAGATGGCCATTATTACGCCTGCGATCATAATTGGCGTGACGACGTTCGCACTGTCGTTCCTCGGCGTTTATCTCGGCAACGTTTCAGGGCACTTCTTCGAGAAGAAGATCGAAGTTCTGGGCGGGCTCATCTTGATCGGTATCGGGCTGAAGATCCTGATTGAGCATACGGTGCTCATGTAA
- a CDS encoding cytochrome B5: MRTFTREELARYNGRNGAPAYVAFEGNVYDVSGSFLWREGKHQVIHHAGEDLTGSLDHAPHGAELLDRFPVVGTLEEE, translated from the coding sequence ATGCGGACGTTTACCAGGGAAGAACTTGCCCGCTATAACGGCAGGAACGGAGCGCCAGCATACGTCGCCTTCGAGGGGAATGTCTACGACGTATCTGGGAGTTTTCTCTGGCGGGAAGGGAAGCATCAAGTCATACACCACGCGGGTGAGGATCTGACCGGTAGCCTTGACCACGCGCCGCATGGCGCTGAACTGCTCGACCGGTTCCCTGTAGTTGGGACGTTAGAAGAAGAGTAA
- a CDS encoding DNA protection protein DPS (play a key role in DNA protection against oxidative stress by oxidizing Fe(II) to Fe(III); induced by iron depletion and hydrogen peroxide) has translation MAKVTREMVERSGVNVDELVELLVKNAAAELTTYYYYTILRFNLIGLEGEGIKEIAETARIEDRNHFEALVPRIYELDGRLPKDMKEFHDISGCPPAYLPKDISDVNTILEVLVEAERCAVRAYTHICNLTAGKDHRTYDLALAILNEEIEHESWFSEFLGEGPSGHFLRRGETSPFVSKFLR, from the coding sequence ATGGCTAAGGTAACACGTGAAATGGTAGAGAGGTCCGGGGTCAATGTTGACGAATTGGTAGAACTCCTCGTTAAGAATGCAGCAGCAGAACTCACGACGTATTACTACTACACTATCCTTCGGTTCAATCTCATTGGATTAGAGGGCGAAGGGATTAAGGAGATTGCCGAGACCGCTCGCATTGAAGACCGAAACCACTTCGAAGCGCTCGTGCCGCGCATCTATGAACTTGATGGACGTCTGCCCAAGGATATGAAGGAGTTCCATGACATCTCAGGATGCCCACCCGCATATTTACCCAAAGATATAAGCGATGTGAACACAATTCTGGAGGTGCTCGTGGAAGCGGAACGGTGCGCGGTTCGCGCCTATACGCATATCTGCAATCTAACAGCGGGCAAGGATCACCGAACCTACGACTTAGCGCTCGCGATCCTGAACGAAGAGATCGAGCATGAGTCCTGGTTTTCGGAGTTCCTCGGCGAAGGGCCGTCCGGGCATTTCTTACGCCGGGGTGAGACCTCTCCATTCGTGTCAAAGTTCCTGAGGTAG
- a CDS encoding ZIP family metal transporter produces MDTLRQLHPVLQALLATLFTWALTALGAATVFMARDVSRKVLDGMLGFAGGVMIAASFWSLLAPAIEMSSGGAMPAWFPAAAGFLIGGAFLLVVDNVLPHLHIGFPVEEAEGIKTSWQRSTLLILAITLHNIPEGLAVGVAFGAVVAGLPAATLAAAIALAIGIGIQNFPEGLAVSMPLRREGLSRLRSFWYGQLSGIVEPVAGVIGAAAVIFARPLLPYALGFAAGAMIFVVVEEVVPESQRGGNTDLATMGAMIGFAVMMVLDVAFG; encoded by the coding sequence ATAGACACGTTACGGCAGCTTCATCCGGTGCTGCAGGCGCTGCTTGCAACATTATTTACGTGGGCTCTGACCGCTCTTGGGGCGGCGACGGTATTCATGGCCCGAGACGTGAGCAGGAAGGTACTCGATGGGATGCTTGGTTTTGCCGGTGGCGTCATGATCGCAGCCAGTTTTTGGTCGCTCCTTGCACCGGCTATTGAGATGTCCTCAGGTGGCGCTATGCCGGCATGGTTTCCGGCTGCGGCTGGCTTCCTTATTGGGGGTGCCTTCCTCCTGGTTGTTGATAACGTACTGCCGCACCTCCATATCGGCTTTCCGGTAGAGGAAGCAGAAGGGATCAAGACCTCCTGGCAGCGGAGCACCTTGCTCATTCTTGCTATTACGCTGCACAACATTCCCGAGGGTCTTGCCGTTGGCGTTGCCTTCGGCGCCGTCGTTGCCGGGTTGCCTGCCGCTACGCTTGCAGCAGCAATCGCGCTGGCTATCGGTATTGGGATACAGAATTTCCCGGAAGGGCTCGCAGTCTCTATGCCGCTGCGGCGCGAAGGGCTGTCCAGGTTGAGAAGCTTCTGGTACGGCCAGTTATCAGGCATTGTCGAGCCAGTCGCCGGTGTTATTGGCGCGGCAGCGGTTATTTTCGCACGACCACTCCTGCCGTACGCATTGGGCTTTGCCGCAGGCGCCATGATCTTCGTTGTGGTCGAAGAAGTCGTTCCAGAGTCACAACGCGGCGGGAATACCGATTTAGCCACCATGGGTGCTATGATCGGGTTTGCAGTCATGATGGTGCTCGATGTTGCATTTGGTTAG
- the nifU gene encoding Fe-S cluster assembly scaffold protein NifU has protein sequence MGDLDVEQIGYTEKVMEHFMHPRNVGVIENPDGYGKVGNPVCGDLMEMFIKVENDIITDIKFRTFGCGSAIATSSMVTEMAKGMHVDEAMKITRGDVADELEGLPPRKMHCSNLASNALQEAIKDYKKKKAAKE, from the coding sequence ATGGGAGATTTAGATGTGGAACAGATCGGCTACACTGAAAAGGTAATGGAGCATTTCATGCACCCGCGGAACGTCGGTGTTATAGAGAATCCCGACGGCTACGGGAAGGTGGGGAATCCAGTCTGCGGCGATCTCATGGAGATGTTCATCAAAGTAGAGAACGATATTATCACGGATATCAAGTTCAGAACCTTCGGCTGCGGCTCTGCGATCGCAACGAGCAGCATGGTGACCGAGATGGCGAAAGGGATGCACGTCGACGAGGCGATGAAGATAACCCGTGGTGACGTCGCGGACGAGCTCGAGGGTCTGCCGCCCCGGAAGATGCATTGCTCCAATCTGGCATCGAACGCTCTGCAAGAGGCGATCAAAGATTACAAGAAGAAAAAGGCTGCGAAAGAATAA
- a CDS encoding pentapeptide repeat-containing protein produces the protein MRNSDLRSSKLQNSNLELAELQNAYLWMAILQNANLSRALIQNANLKSAELQNTNPSNANLQNADLMWANLRKANLKEAFLQGTNLHGARFDSETAFEDARLFDANLFRSYFDEAKSFRHAKLFRTENGKEINELIGDALGAETISVLDLDKIEEANPDVAAAILDNDGLARYARDGTRIVFFDRPSGGLRKNLENRRRRKDDTVIIDGLSDLIHRGIEIQSEYLYEGSRAEQFEASYEVYNNLYNFYIANGSRDQAGRVHYRRGEAYRKLLREKGRFYWLKSWIFDFFVLRTLTGYGDKIERPIGASATIIALFAVLFWLTNGIVKTVNGETVSPGWLDYVYHSITTFTSLGYSNIQPNLAVGPVPQILVAAESVLGILLMALIIFVVTYQVSR, from the coding sequence ATGCGTAATTCTGATCTAAGATCGTCTAAACTGCAGAATTCAAATCTAGAATTAGCTGAACTGCAGAATGCATACCTATGGATGGCTATACTGCAGAATGCAAACCTATCGAGGGCTTTAATTCAGAATGCAAACCTAAAATCAGCTGAACTGCAGAACACAAACCCATCGAATGCGAATCTGCAGAACGCAGACCTAATGTGGGCAAACCTCCGGAAAGCAAACTTAAAAGAAGCCTTTCTTCAAGGAACTAATCTTCATGGTGCACGATTCGACTCAGAAACCGCTTTTGAAGATGCTCGATTATTTGACGCCAACCTTTTCCGCTCTTATTTCGACGAAGCGAAGAGCTTCAGACATGCGAAGCTTTTTCGTACTGAAAACGGCAAAGAGATCAACGAGCTTATTGGAGATGCGCTCGGTGCTGAGACCATATCTGTCCTTGACCTGGATAAGATTGAAGAAGCAAATCCCGATGTTGCGGCAGCGATTTTGGATAACGACGGATTGGCAAGGTATGCGCGTGATGGCACCCGAATCGTTTTCTTCGATCGACCATCCGGGGGTCTTCGTAAAAATCTCGAAAACCGGAGAAGACGCAAAGACGACACCGTCATTATAGACGGGCTCTCAGACCTAATCCACCGGGGTATAGAGATACAATCAGAATACCTCTACGAAGGCAGCCGTGCCGAGCAATTCGAAGCGTCCTACGAGGTTTATAATAACCTTTACAATTTTTACATTGCTAACGGTAGCCGTGATCAAGCCGGGCGCGTTCACTACCGGAGAGGCGAGGCATACAGGAAGTTACTGCGAGAGAAAGGCAGATTTTACTGGTTGAAGTCCTGGATTTTTGACTTCTTCGTCTTGCGAACCCTCACCGGCTATGGCGATAAAATTGAACGACCGATAGGTGCTTCTGCAACAATAATCGCCCTTTTCGCCGTCCTCTTCTGGTTAACAAACGGCATTGTCAAGACCGTGAACGGCGAAACGGTTTCCCCTGGATGGCTCGATTACGTTTATCACAGCATCACGACCTTCACGAGCCTTGGCTATTCCAATATCCAGCCCAACCTCGCAGTTGGACCCGTGCCGCAGATCTTAGTGGCTGCGGAATCCGTACTGGGTATTCTGTTGATGGCGTTAATCATCTTCGTGGTCACCTACCAGGTCTCACGTTAG
- a CDS encoding pentapeptide repeat-containing protein, producing the protein MAKCSYEILLSTTEMWEYPRKALPGEERCYWHKEVEGKEPTQEMLNELKERAIFGAYLKKAKLQNKDLIGVKMRNANLKMAELQN; encoded by the coding sequence ATGGCAAAATGTAGCTACGAAATATTATTGTCTACCACTGAAATGTGGGAATACCCTCGTAAAGCTCTCCCGGGAGAAGAGCGCTGCTACTGGCACAAAGAAGTGGAGGGAAAAGAACCCACTCAGGAGATGCTCAACGAGCTGAAGGAAAGAGCAATTTTCGGTGCTTACCTAAAGAAGGCTAAACTGCAGAATAAGGACCTAATAGGGGTAAAAATGCGTAACGCGAACCTAAAGATGGCTGAACTGCAAAATTAA
- a CDS encoding cysteine desulfurase — protein sequence MERIYLDHAAAMPVDPRVLSFADRYLRADFGNPFALYSVGLEAKRAVEEARKKVAELINAESPARIIFTGSATESNNLAIKGTALRNVGKGKKVAASAIEHMSVLNPMKELQKSGFEFALIPVDSTGLVDLENVNEFVTKETTVTSIMYANNEIGTIEPIKAISELVHEKGLYLHVDATVAAGRIPIDVQNDGIDLLTLSSNDLYGPRGAGALYMKPGVKLQSILPGGGQERGLRSGTENVFAIAGMGEAARIMKAEMAEESTRLARIRDELVKEILLIEEAYLTGHPTQRLPHHASFRFSRIEGESIQLNMDTLYHIQVSTGSACSSKTLEPSHVLLAIGLKHEEAHGSMVITLGRSNTPEQILHITKAVKETVQRLRALSPL from the coding sequence ATGGAACGGATCTACCTGGACCACGCCGCGGCGATGCCCGTTGACCCGCGGGTATTGTCGTTCGCCGACCGGTATCTGAGAGCGGACTTTGGCAATCCGTTCGCGCTCTATTCGGTCGGCTTGGAGGCGAAACGGGCAGTCGAAGAGGCACGGAAGAAGGTCGCGGAGCTGATAAACGCAGAGAGCCCGGCCCGTATTATCTTTACCGGCAGCGCAACGGAATCCAACAATCTCGCTATCAAGGGCACGGCGCTTCGGAACGTGGGGAAAGGCAAGAAGGTCGCGGCAAGCGCGATCGAGCACATGTCGGTGCTCAACCCGATGAAAGAGCTGCAGAAAAGTGGATTTGAATTTGCTCTTATTCCGGTTGATAGTACAGGTCTCGTTGATCTTGAGAACGTGAACGAATTCGTGACCAAAGAGACGACAGTGACCTCGATCATGTATGCCAATAATGAGATCGGAACCATTGAGCCGATCAAGGCGATCAGCGAGCTTGTGCACGAAAAGGGTCTGTATCTGCACGTGGATGCGACTGTTGCGGCTGGACGCATCCCGATCGATGTCCAAAACGACGGCATCGATCTCTTGACCCTGTCTTCAAACGATCTGTACGGGCCACGAGGTGCCGGTGCTTTGTATATGAAACCAGGAGTAAAGCTCCAATCGATCCTGCCTGGCGGCGGGCAGGAACGCGGCCTCCGGTCCGGCACGGAGAACGTCTTCGCGATTGCGGGCATGGGCGAAGCGGCACGGATAATGAAGGCTGAAATGGCAGAGGAGAGCACGAGACTCGCGAGAATACGGGATGAACTCGTCAAAGAGATACTGCTAATAGAAGAGGCGTATCTCACGGGACACCCCACGCAACGGCTCCCGCACCATGCCAGTTTCCGGTTCAGCCGCATAGAAGGTGAAAGCATCCAGTTGAATATGGATACGCTGTACCACATACAGGTATCCACGGGTTCCGCGTGCTCGTCCAAGACCCTCGAGCCATCGCACGTGCTCCTGGCAATCGGCTTGAAACATGAAGAGGCGCACGGGTCTATGGTTATAACACTCGGCCGTTCGAATACGCCCGAACAGATACTGCATATCACCAAAGCGGTTAAAGAGACGGTTCAGCGGCTGCGAGCGCTTTCGCCGCTGTAA
- a CDS encoding DsrE/DsrF/DrsH-like family protein, producing the protein MKDENSILYVQTSDAPERQYSPLVLAQTAKAMDLKPMVYYLGMGLKILLPGEAEKIKLGTFPSVAEMLQKTLEMGIEIYVCEASKQMLGWEKVELIPGVKIVGAATLNDLVLEAGATMWF; encoded by the coding sequence ATGAAAGATGAGAACTCGATCTTGTATGTGCAGACGAGCGACGCTCCAGAACGACAGTATTCGCCACTGGTTTTGGCCCAGACGGCGAAGGCCATGGATCTGAAACCGATGGTGTACTATCTGGGAATGGGTTTGAAGATCTTGCTTCCGGGCGAGGCAGAGAAGATCAAACTCGGAACTTTCCCGAGCGTTGCGGAAATGCTCCAGAAGACTCTGGAGATGGGAATTGAGATCTATGTGTGTGAGGCGTCAAAGCAGATGCTCGGATGGGAGAAAGTGGAGCTAATACCAGGAGTCAAGATTGTCGGTGCCGCGACCCTGAACGATCTGGTCTTAGAGGCCGGTGCGACAATGTGGTTTTAG
- a CDS encoding sulfurtransferase TusA family protein, with amino-acid sequence MDSDIVPDAELDCVGLYCPMPIAMTKEEIEKIEVGQVLRVEADDPAAEEDIKRWAKRTGHEILKFEKEGTILTFFIRRTK; translated from the coding sequence ATGGATTCTGATATCGTTCCGGATGCGGAACTGGACTGTGTGGGGCTCTACTGCCCGATGCCAATTGCGATGACGAAGGAGGAGATAGAAAAGATCGAAGTGGGGCAGGTGTTGAGGGTGGAGGCGGACGACCCCGCGGCTGAAGAGGACATCAAACGCTGGGCGAAGCGAACCGGGCATGAGATTTTGAAATTTGAGAAAGAGGGGACAATTTTGACCTTCTTCATACGAAGGACGAAATGA
- a CDS encoding YHS domain-containing protein, whose translation MAIDPVCKMTVDEKTARFKTEYKGETYYFCAPGCKKAFEENPDEYLK comes from the coding sequence ATGGCAATAGATCCGGTCTGTAAAATGACCGTAGACGAGAAGACGGCGCGATTTAAGACCGAGTACAAAGGTGAAACCTATTACTTCTGTGCGCCCGGCTGCAAGAAGGCGTTCGAGGAGAATCCTGACGAGTACCTGAAATAG
- a CDS encoding copper-translocating P-type ATPase — MAAEERSKKKAEFKIAGMTCATCATTIEKSLLGQEGVADAQVNLGTETATVDYDATKVNLVDLENAVVGAGYEVIHEKATLKIGSMTCAMCVKTIENALGSLDGVVSVTANIGAEKAYVTYNQRIVTIADMKKAVEDMGYQYLGVAGEEAEDLETAAREKDLREKRNRFIVGFAVSIPLMILMYAPVTLPFSMAYFMLVVSTPAFVYVSHPIFSAAYRALKNKNLNMDVMYSMGIGVAFGSSLLGTFGIILTGEFLFYETALMLAAFLMVGRYMESRAKGKTSEAIKRLIGLQPKTATVLRDDQELEILIEDVQIDDLIRVKPGEKIPVDGEVIDGESYVDEAMITGEPIPALKQKGAGVVGGTLNKNSVLTFRATKIGKDTVLSQIIQLVEEAQGSRPPVQRIADRAVSYFIPTVLSIALLAFAVWYFIIDNTLLFSLTALISVLVIACPCALGLATPTAVTVGVGRGAELGVLIKNGEALEIAEKLTTIVFDKTGTLTKGKPEVTDIIGFSIGDRALLTLAASVEKDSQHPLAEAIVRRAAEKGIELKGSTNFDTFSGKGVIATVEGNEVLIGNRILFEERSNSYPESRGEQVVQLENEGKTAILIARDTKIVGVIAVADTLKESTEEAIKAFKAMKLNVVMITGDNARTAHAIAEQIGIDRVLAEVLPQDKAEEVKRLQMRGEVVGFVGDGINDAPALAQADVGIAIGSGTDVAIESGEIVLVKDDLMDAVAAVQLSKKVMSRIKQNIFWAFAYNTALIPMAAGILYPFFGITFKPELAGLAMALSSVTVVTLSLMLKSYIPPAKQSGLKNH; from the coding sequence ATGGCGGCAGAAGAGCGTAGTAAAAAAAAGGCGGAATTCAAGATTGCCGGCATGACCTGCGCAACCTGCGCAACGACTATAGAAAAATCGCTGCTGGGCCAAGAGGGCGTTGCTGATGCGCAGGTGAATCTCGGTACCGAGACGGCTACGGTGGACTATGACGCTACGAAAGTAAACCTTGTGGACCTGGAGAACGCAGTAGTCGGCGCGGGCTACGAGGTAATCCACGAGAAGGCAACGCTGAAGATCGGCAGCATGACCTGTGCGATGTGCGTGAAGACCATTGAGAACGCCCTCGGCAGCCTGGATGGCGTCGTCAGTGTGACCGCCAATATCGGCGCGGAGAAGGCGTACGTGACCTATAATCAGCGGATAGTAACGATCGCCGATATGAAAAAGGCTGTTGAAGATATGGGCTATCAGTATCTCGGCGTAGCGGGTGAAGAGGCAGAAGATTTAGAAACCGCAGCACGGGAAAAGGATCTACGAGAAAAACGCAATCGGTTTATTGTTGGATTTGCCGTCAGTATTCCGCTCATGATTCTCATGTACGCCCCGGTCACTCTACCGTTTTCCATGGCGTATTTCATGCTCGTTGTTTCAACTCCTGCTTTTGTGTACGTCAGCCATCCGATATTCAGCGCGGCCTATCGTGCGCTGAAGAATAAGAACCTCAACATGGACGTGATGTACTCGATGGGGATCGGTGTGGCGTTTGGATCGAGCCTGCTGGGCACCTTTGGCATTATACTTACGGGCGAATTTCTCTTTTACGAAACGGCGCTCATGCTCGCTGCATTTCTCATGGTGGGTCGGTACATGGAGTCCCGGGCGAAAGGGAAGACGTCCGAGGCGATTAAGCGATTGATAGGGCTGCAACCAAAGACCGCAACGGTTCTCCGTGATGATCAGGAGCTGGAAATACTGATCGAAGACGTCCAGATAGACGACCTGATACGCGTTAAACCGGGCGAAAAAATACCCGTGGATGGTGAAGTGATCGACGGTGAAAGCTACGTCGATGAAGCAATGATTACCGGGGAGCCGATTCCCGCATTGAAGCAGAAAGGAGCTGGTGTTGTGGGCGGCACCCTGAACAAGAACAGCGTGCTCACCTTTCGCGCTACCAAAATCGGGAAAGATACCGTCCTCTCGCAGATCATTCAGCTTGTGGAAGAGGCGCAGGGCTCGCGACCGCCGGTGCAACGCATTGCGGATAGGGCGGTGAGCTATTTCATCCCAACGGTCTTAAGCATCGCGCTCCTCGCCTTTGCGGTATGGTATTTTATCATCGACAATACGCTCCTCTTTTCGCTCACGGCCCTCATTTCGGTGCTCGTTATCGCGTGTCCCTGCGCACTTGGGCTTGCCACACCGACTGCGGTAACGGTGGGCGTTGGCAGGGGTGCAGAACTGGGCGTGCTCATTAAGAACGGCGAGGCGCTTGAAATCGCGGAGAAACTGACCACGATCGTCTTTGACAAAACAGGCACGTTGACGAAGGGAAAGCCGGAGGTGACGGATATCATCGGATTCAGCATCGGGGATCGCGCACTGCTGACGTTGGCAGCGAGCGTCGAGAAGGATTCACAGCATCCGCTTGCAGAGGCGATCGTGCGAAGAGCAGCGGAAAAAGGCATTGAATTGAAGGGAAGCACGAATTTCGACACCTTCAGCGGCAAAGGTGTAATCGCAACCGTTGAGGGAAACGAGGTGCTCATCGGGAATCGAATTCTCTTTGAAGAGCGCAGTAATTCGTACCCGGAATCGAGGGGGGAGCAGGTCGTTCAGCTTGAGAACGAGGGAAAGACCGCCATCCTCATCGCGCGCGATACCAAAATCGTAGGCGTCATCGCAGTAGCGGATACGCTCAAGGAAAGCACAGAAGAGGCTATTAAGGCGTTCAAAGCGATGAAGCTGAACGTCGTCATGATCACGGGCGACAATGCACGGACGGCGCATGCGATCGCGGAGCAAATCGGCATCGACCGGGTGTTAGCGGAAGTGTTGCCGCAGGATAAAGCGGAAGAGGTGAAACGACTGCAAATGAGAGGCGAGGTCGTCGGCTTCGTGGGCGACGGCATCAACGATGCCCCGGCACTGGCGCAGGCGGATGTCGGTATCGCAATAGGCAGTGGGACGGACGTGGCGATCGAGAGCGGCGAGATCGTCCTGGTAAAAGACGATTTGATGGACGCCGTTGCCGCGGTGCAGCTCAGTAAGAAAGTGATGTCACGGATAAAACAAAATATCTTCTGGGCGTTCGCGTACAATACGGCGCTCATTCCCATGGCTGCGGGCATACTCTACCCCTTTTTTGGCATCACGTTCAAGCCGGAACTTGCGGGGCTTGCAATGGCACTGAGTTCCGTAACGGTCGTCACGCTTTCTCTGATGTTGAAGAGCTATATACCACCTGCAAAGCAAAGCGGGTTGAAAAACCACTAA
- a CDS encoding ferredoxin:glutaredoxin reductase, which translates to MMDTEITDEKVEKLYARLDSEAEAAGYHLNPDVEHTKELVRGLLTNEGRYGYWACPCRLASGEREEDLDIICPCDYRDQDIEEYGACYCGLYVSERVFKGEEEAGSIPERRPPPEARKKIAQEPLALSTLSLPVWRCRVCGYLCAREGPPGVCPICKAKKDRFERFL; encoded by the coding sequence ATGATGGATACTGAAATAACGGATGAAAAGGTAGAAAAGCTTTATGCACGTTTAGATAGCGAGGCTGAGGCGGCGGGTTACCATCTGAATCCTGATGTTGAACACACCAAAGAACTGGTCAGGGGGCTACTCACCAACGAGGGGCGGTACGGCTACTGGGCCTGCCCGTGCAGGCTGGCATCAGGCGAAAGAGAGGAAGATCTGGATATCATCTGTCCCTGCGATTATCGCGATCAGGATATAGAAGAGTACGGCGCCTGCTATTGCGGCCTCTACGTGTCGGAGCGCGTCTTTAAGGGCGAGGAAGAAGCAGGGTCCATACCGGAACGGAGGCCACCACCTGAAGCGAGGAAGAAGATCGCGCAGGAACCCCTTGCGTTATCAACGCTCTCGCTCCCCGTGTGGCGCTGCCGTGTTTGCGGCTACTTATGCGCACGAGAAGGCCCGCCCGGGGTGTGTCCGATCTGCAAGGCGAAAAAGGACCGGTTCGAACGATTCTTGTAG
- a CDS encoding glutaredoxin family protein produces MSQVHVKGQNKGKIILYALSTCVWCKKTKKLLTELGVDFSYVYVDLLKGEEQAKVMAEVSRFNSLRSFPTLVIDDEKVIVGYQEKKIREVLGT; encoded by the coding sequence ATGTCTCAAGTGCACGTCAAAGGGCAGAATAAAGGGAAGATAATACTCTACGCGTTAAGTACCTGTGTCTGGTGCAAAAAGACGAAGAAACTGCTCACAGAGCTTGGTGTGGATTTCTCTTACGTCTATGTTGACTTATTGAAGGGCGAAGAGCAAGCGAAAGTGATGGCAGAAGTGAGCCGTTTTAATTCCTTACGGTCTTTTCCCACGCTCGTCATTGATGATGAAAAGGTCATCGTGGGCTATCAGGAGAAGAAGATTCGGGAGGTCTTAGGAACATGA